In Actinomycetota bacterium, one genomic interval encodes:
- a CDS encoding response regulator transcription factor, producing MSNVGPPEVLVVDDEPAIRRALERALRLEGFTVRTASGGNAALEAVAKAAPDVIVLDIAMPDLDGVAVTSRLRADGIDVPICVVSARDEVDDRVAGLQAGADDYVVKPFALPELVARLHALLRRSSEPPSVPVHFGDLHVDPARRQVRRGDRPVELTRREFDLLETFVRHPSLVLTRAQLLTTVWGYDFEVDSNVVDVFVGYLRRKLEAGGEPRLLHTVRGVGFVLRAAS from the coding sequence TTGAGCAACGTGGGTCCACCCGAGGTACTCGTCGTCGACGATGAGCCGGCCATTCGCCGGGCGCTCGAGCGCGCCCTGCGCCTCGAAGGTTTCACCGTCCGCACCGCCTCCGGCGGCAACGCCGCCCTCGAAGCCGTCGCGAAGGCCGCGCCCGACGTGATCGTGCTCGACATCGCGATGCCCGACCTCGACGGCGTGGCGGTCACCAGCCGGCTGCGCGCGGACGGCATCGACGTCCCGATCTGTGTCGTCTCCGCCCGAGACGAGGTCGACGACCGGGTCGCGGGCCTGCAGGCGGGCGCCGACGACTACGTCGTCAAGCCGTTCGCGCTGCCGGAGCTGGTGGCGCGCCTTCACGCCCTGCTGCGGCGCAGCTCCGAGCCACCGAGCGTCCCGGTGCACTTCGGCGACCTCCACGTCGATCCGGCCCGCCGGCAGGTGCGACGGGGGGACCGCCCGGTCGAGCTCACCCGCCGGGAGTTCGACCTGCTCGAGACGTTCGTGCGTCATCCAAGCCTCGTGCTCACACGCGCCCAGCTGCTCACAACGGTTTGGGGCTACGACTTCGAGGTGGACAGCAACGTCGTCGACGTCTTCGTGGGGTACCTCCGACGCAAGCTGGAGGCCGGCGGTGAGCCCAGGCTGCTGCACACGGTGAGAGGCGTGGGGTTCGTGCTCCGGGCCGCCTCGTGA
- a CDS encoding carboxymuconolactone decarboxylase family protein: MPTTGRWRARTRAPSPSSGSPPSEPYRLRSRGQRTGIAFSLVIRRPTHARIEPLPPGEHDEEVRELLEGVVVPGAFASNIFGTLVRHPGLFRRWLPFGGKLLSGRIPARQRELAILRTAWLCRSNYEWGQHVLIARSAGISDDEIRRVQSGPDADGWEQFERVLLRATDELHADACIADDTWAALAARYDERQLIELPMLVGHYHLVAFTLNSLGVQLEPGLEGLPVDP; this comes from the coding sequence ATGCCCACGACCGGTCGGTGGCGGGCTCGAACGCGCGCACCGTCACCGTCATCAGGATCACCGCCTTCGGAGCCGTACCGTCTTCGGAGCCGGGGCCAGCGTACGGGCATAGCCTTCTCGCTCGTGATCCGTCGCCCGACCCACGCCCGCATCGAGCCCCTCCCGCCGGGAGAGCACGACGAGGAGGTGCGGGAGCTGCTCGAGGGGGTCGTCGTGCCGGGCGCCTTCGCCTCGAACATCTTCGGCACCCTCGTGCGCCACCCCGGCCTCTTCCGCCGGTGGCTCCCGTTCGGTGGGAAGTTGCTGAGCGGGCGGATCCCTGCGCGCCAGCGCGAGCTCGCCATCCTGCGCACCGCGTGGTTGTGCCGTTCGAACTACGAATGGGGCCAGCACGTCCTCATCGCCCGGTCCGCCGGCATCTCCGACGACGAGATCCGCCGCGTGCAGTCGGGGCCCGACGCCGACGGCTGGGAGCAGTTCGAACGCGTGCTCCTCCGCGCGACCGACGAGTTGCACGCCGACGCGTGCATCGCGGACGACACGTGGGCCGCATTGGCCGCGCGGTACGACGAGCGGCAGCTCATCGAGCTGCCCATGCTCGTGGGCCACTACCACCTCGTCGCGTTCACACTGAACTCGCTCGGTGTGCAGCTCGAGCCCGGCCTCGAGGGCCTTCCCGTCGATCCCTAG
- a CDS encoding GNAT family N-acetyltransferase: MTVTVRAFEPATDRSWASEVLDRDFGGAVQARRGEALNALDMPGLVAEAGGRAVGLLFYRFDGDDCELFAILATTRGDGIGTALVDALVARAAGRRRIWVVTTNDNLRALRFYQRRGFSLCALRPGAVDDARRRLKPGIPLAGFDGIPLRDELELERRLD; the protein is encoded by the coding sequence ATGACGGTGACGGTGCGCGCGTTCGAGCCCGCCACCGACCGGTCGTGGGCATCCGAGGTGCTCGATCGCGATTTCGGGGGCGCGGTGCAGGCTCGGCGGGGTGAGGCCTTGAACGCGTTGGACATGCCGGGGCTCGTCGCCGAGGCCGGCGGGCGAGCGGTCGGACTTCTGTTCTACCGGTTCGACGGCGACGACTGCGAGCTGTTCGCGATCCTCGCCACCACCCGGGGAGACGGCATCGGCACCGCGCTCGTCGACGCGCTCGTCGCCCGTGCGGCGGGTCGGCGGCGCATCTGGGTCGTCACGACCAACGACAACCTCCGCGCCCTGCGCTTCTACCAACGTCGAGGCTTCTCGCTGTGCGCGCTGCGGCCGGGCGCGGTCGACGATGCACGACGCCGACTCAAGCCCGGCATCCCACTCGCGGGGTTCGACGGCATCCCCTTGCGCGACGAGCTCGAGCTCGAACGGCGCCTCGACTAG
- a CDS encoding fumarylacetoacetate hydrolase family protein produces MRLVTFRGPDGPHVGTVAGDEVVDVSATRTDLPRDMAALLALGPEALDVVRAADGPRLALSAVTLTAPVPRPPKFLAIGLNYAAHVAESGTPKPDVQLWFNKQSSCVIGPGEAIHIPRASSMVDYEGELGFVIGRRCRHVPAARAAEVIAGYTVVDDVSVRDWQFRSPTMTMGKSFDTHGPIGPWLVTADEIGDPHALRLQTWVNGELRQDAKTDDLIFDCYEQVEHLSTAFTLEPGDVIATGTPAGVGIAMKPPQLLRAGDVVRIEIEGVGVLENPVIDEPSDTATGLD; encoded by the coding sequence ATGAGACTGGTCACCTTCCGTGGCCCCGACGGGCCGCACGTGGGCACGGTCGCCGGCGACGAGGTCGTCGACGTCAGCGCCACCCGAACCGACCTCCCGCGCGACATGGCCGCACTCCTCGCGCTCGGCCCGGAGGCGCTCGACGTCGTGCGCGCCGCCGATGGTCCGCGCCTGGCGCTGAGCGCCGTCACGCTGACCGCACCGGTCCCCCGGCCGCCCAAGTTCCTCGCCATCGGCCTGAACTACGCAGCCCACGTCGCCGAGTCGGGCACACCCAAGCCCGACGTGCAGCTGTGGTTCAACAAGCAGTCGAGCTGCGTCATCGGTCCGGGAGAGGCGATCCACATCCCGCGCGCCTCGTCGATGGTGGACTACGAAGGCGAGCTGGGGTTCGTCATCGGGCGGCGCTGCCGCCACGTTCCCGCGGCGCGCGCCGCGGAGGTCATCGCCGGCTACACGGTCGTCGACGACGTCAGCGTGCGCGACTGGCAGTTCCGCAGCCCCACCATGACCATGGGCAAGTCGTTCGACACCCATGGCCCCATCGGGCCGTGGCTCGTCACGGCGGACGAGATCGGCGATCCGCACGCTCTCCGGCTCCAGACGTGGGTGAACGGCGAGCTGCGTCAGGACGCCAAGACCGACGACCTCATCTTCGACTGCTACGAGCAGGTCGAGCACCTGTCGACCGCCTTCACGCTGGAGCCCGGCGACGTGATCGCCACCGGCACGCCCGCGGGTGTCGGTATCGCGATGAAGCCGCCCCAGCTGCTGCGGGCGGGCGACGTCGTGCGCATCGAGATCGAAGGCGTCGGCGTGCTCGAGAACCCGGTGATCGACGAGCCGTCCGACACCGCGACCGGACTCGACTGA